In Mucilaginibacter celer, one DNA window encodes the following:
- the hpt gene encoding hypoxanthine phosphoribosyltransferase, whose protein sequence is MKKQIADLGFETLITASQIEDRVKAIGAQISEDFKDTVPVIVGVLNGSFIFIADLIKQVTIPCEINFTKLASYYGGTTSTLKIREDIDLTVDIKGRDVLIIEDIVDTGNTAHYLIEKLKLREPASLRMCSLLLKPAALQKKIEELKYIGFEIENEFVVGYGLDYKEMGRNLADIYKKVN, encoded by the coding sequence ATGAAAAAACAGATTGCAGACCTCGGGTTTGAAACCCTTATAACCGCCAGCCAGATTGAAGACCGCGTAAAAGCTATTGGCGCACAAATAAGCGAAGATTTTAAAGATACCGTTCCGGTTATCGTTGGCGTACTTAACGGCAGCTTTATTTTTATAGCCGACCTGATAAAACAGGTTACCATTCCCTGCGAAATTAACTTCACCAAATTGGCATCATACTACGGCGGTACCACCAGTACCCTCAAAATACGCGAGGATATCGACCTTACCGTAGATATTAAAGGCCGCGATGTATTGATTATTGAAGATATTGTTGATACCGGCAACACAGCCCATTACCTGATAGAAAAACTAAAGTTAAGAGAGCCGGCTTCGTTAAGAATGTGTTCATTACTGCTTAAACCCGCCGCCCTGCAAAAAAAGATTGAAGAGCTTAAATATATAGGCTTCGAAATTGAAAACGAATTTGTGGTGGGATACGGCCTGGATTATAAAGAAATGGGCCGAAACCTGGCTGATATTTATAAAAAGGTAAATTAA
- a CDS encoding transposase — protein sequence MDSLIFLVKQKKLEVYGFVIMPNHIHVIWSGSKMNGKEKPFASFTKFTGHRFLSELRKTDEGLLARFKTDLLNRNYLFSQTNALAKKIHDRKMLEQKLDYIHLNPLQPHWNLVSDPNDYYFSSCSFYEQEDKKFDWLTHYMDAI from the coding sequence TTGGATAGCCTGATCTTTCTTGTTAAACAAAAAAAGCTTGAGGTTTATGGTTTTGTGATTATGCCAAACCATATTCATGTGATCTGGTCGGGATCTAAAATGAATGGAAAGGAGAAGCCCTTTGCCAGTTTTACGAAGTTTACCGGGCACCGTTTTTTAAGTGAATTGCGAAAAACCGATGAGGGTTTGCTGGCCCGGTTCAAAACGGATTTGCTGAACAGAAATTACCTGTTTTCGCAAACCAATGCCCTCGCCAAAAAAATTCATGATCGAAAAATGCTGGAGCAAAAGCTGGATTATATTCACCTTAATCCATTGCAACCGCATTGGAATTTAGTAAGCGATCCGAACGATTATTATTTTTCATCGTGTTCGTTTTATGAACAGGAGGATAAGAAATTTGATTGGTTAACGCATTATATGGATGCCATTTAG
- the mfd gene encoding transcription-repair coupling factor, which translates to MNIRDILDRYKADDRIKALATALNASKNPRVQLRGLVGSSDSAMAVALYFLQHKHMVFVLPDREEAGFFQADLENLTGKEALLFPSSYRKPFEFTQPDSSNVLARAEVLNELNHSTEYGQLIVTYPEALAEKVIDRAALEKNTLEIAVENKLSIDFINEFLIEYDFERVDFVYEPGQFSIRGGIVDIFSFSHTLPYRVEFFGDYIESIRTFEIESQLSAERVKSITIVPNVQSKFLTENNISLLEYVEPGTQVWIKDVQFTLDIIQTGYKKAVNLWKALSADEKTQNPDWIDPKFGFTDEKLIGDQLHDFPVVEFGKQFFYNDATVINFDMRPQPSFNKDFTLLIHNFKNNEADKIENFILTDSAKQVERLYAILDDLDKTVKFTPISISVREGFIDQEQKLACYTDHQIFDRYYKYKTRKGYQRSQAITLKELRDLKPGDFVTHIDHGIGKYAGLEKVDVNGKQQEMIRLIYADNDLLYVNINSLNRISKFSGKEGTVPKMNKLGTDTWERLKKTTKKKVKDIARDLIKLYALRKAQHGNAFSPDSYLQTELEASFLYEDTPDQEKATADFKKDMESPHPMDRLICGDVGFGKTEVAVRAAFKAVADSKQVAILVPTTILAAQHYKTFTDRLKGFPANIDYVNRFKSSRQIKDTLEKLKEGKVDIIIGTHRLVSKDVKFKDLGLMIIDEEQKFGVSTKEKLKQMRANVDTLTLTATPIPRTLHFSLMGARDLSIISTPPPNRQPVVTELHVFNDKLIKEAVEFEIDRGGQIFFIHNRVADLPQLGGMIRKLVPKARIGIAHGQLEGDDLEDVMLKFVNHEYDVLVATTIIEAGLDIPNANTIIINYAHMFGLSDLHQMRGRVGRSNKKAYCYLLSPPLSTLTSEARKRLSAIEEFSDLGSGFNVAMRDLDIRGSGNLLGAEQSGFIAEIGFEMYHKILDEAIQELKDDEFKDVFPEDKPRPYISFTQIDTDLEILIPDEYVTNISERYNLYTELSKLENEVELKAFQQKLHDRFGPVPPQVNSLLNTMRLQWLGKAIGFEKISLKKNVLRGYFITNQQSSYFETEAFRNVLNFVKENPRRTNLKEVKNTLRLGIEGVDSVDEAVRLLSEVAGIG; encoded by the coding sequence TTGAATATCCGCGATATATTAGACAGATACAAAGCTGATGACCGGATCAAAGCGTTGGCCACCGCGCTCAACGCCTCAAAAAATCCAAGGGTTCAGCTCCGTGGTTTGGTGGGATCGAGCGATTCGGCCATGGCGGTAGCTTTGTACTTTTTGCAGCACAAACACATGGTGTTCGTACTGCCCGACCGCGAGGAAGCCGGCTTTTTCCAGGCCGACCTGGAAAACCTTACCGGCAAAGAAGCCCTGCTTTTCCCCTCATCCTACCGCAAGCCATTTGAGTTTACCCAGCCCGACAGCAGCAACGTACTTGCCCGCGCTGAGGTACTGAACGAGCTTAACCACAGCACCGAATACGGCCAGCTGATAGTTACCTACCCCGAAGCTTTGGCCGAAAAGGTGATTGACCGCGCCGCGCTCGAAAAAAACACCCTCGAAATTGCTGTTGAAAATAAACTGAGCATCGATTTCATCAACGAGTTTTTAATTGAATACGATTTTGAACGTGTTGATTTTGTGTATGAACCGGGCCAATTCTCTATCCGTGGAGGTATTGTTGATATATTCTCGTTTTCGCATACGCTGCCCTACAGGGTTGAGTTTTTTGGCGATTATATCGAGTCGATCCGCACGTTCGAGATTGAGAGCCAGCTTTCGGCCGAGCGGGTCAAAAGCATCACCATTGTACCCAATGTACAATCCAAGTTTTTAACCGAGAACAATATCTCGTTATTAGAATATGTTGAGCCTGGCACCCAGGTATGGATAAAAGATGTGCAGTTTACACTGGATATTATCCAAACAGGCTACAAAAAAGCCGTTAACCTGTGGAAAGCCCTCTCTGCCGATGAAAAAACGCAAAACCCGGATTGGATAGACCCTAAATTCGGCTTTACTGATGAGAAGTTAATTGGCGATCAGCTGCATGATTTTCCGGTGGTGGAGTTTGGCAAGCAGTTTTTTTATAACGATGCTACGGTTATTAATTTTGATATGCGGCCGCAGCCATCGTTCAATAAAGATTTTACGCTGCTGATCCACAACTTTAAAAATAATGAAGCCGATAAGATCGAGAATTTTATCCTTACGGATTCGGCTAAACAGGTTGAGCGTTTATATGCTATCCTGGATGATCTGGATAAGACCGTAAAGTTTACACCGATCAGCATTTCGGTACGCGAAGGTTTTATTGATCAGGAACAAAAACTGGCCTGCTATACCGATCACCAGATTTTTGACCGTTACTATAAATACAAAACCCGCAAAGGCTACCAGCGCTCGCAGGCCATCACCCTGAAAGAACTGCGCGACCTTAAACCCGGCGATTTTGTAACTCATATTGACCATGGTATTGGCAAATACGCAGGCCTGGAAAAGGTTGATGTAAACGGCAAGCAACAGGAAATGATCCGCTTGATTTATGCTGATAACGACCTGCTGTACGTAAACATCAACTCGCTTAACCGCATCTCTAAATTCAGCGGCAAAGAGGGTACCGTTCCTAAAATGAACAAACTGGGTACCGATACCTGGGAACGCCTCAAAAAAACCACAAAAAAAAAAGTTAAGGACATAGCCCGCGATCTGATTAAGCTTTACGCACTGCGTAAGGCCCAGCACGGCAATGCCTTCTCGCCCGATAGTTACCTGCAAACCGAACTGGAAGCATCCTTCCTGTACGAGGATACCCCGGACCAGGAAAAAGCCACAGCCGATTTCAAAAAAGACATGGAATCGCCCCACCCTATGGACCGCCTCATTTGCGGCGACGTAGGTTTCGGCAAAACCGAAGTAGCCGTGCGCGCGGCGTTCAAAGCCGTTGCCGATAGCAAGCAGGTGGCCATTCTGGTTCCAACAACCATTTTAGCGGCCCAGCACTACAAAACTTTTACCGACAGGCTGAAAGGATTCCCGGCCAATATTGATTACGTAAACCGTTTTAAATCGAGCAGGCAGATTAAGGATACTTTAGAAAAACTGAAAGAAGGCAAAGTTGATATCATCATCGGCACCCATCGTTTGGTAAGTAAGGATGTGAAGTTTAAAGACCTTGGTTTGATGATCATTGACGAAGAGCAAAAGTTCGGCGTATCAACCAAAGAGAAATTGAAACAAATGCGCGCCAATGTGGATACGCTTACGCTAACGGCCACGCCTATTCCGCGTACACTGCACTTCTCATTAATGGGCGCGCGCGACCTATCTATCATATCAACGCCACCGCCAAACCGCCAGCCGGTAGTTACCGAGTTGCATGTGTTTAATGATAAGCTGATTAAGGAAGCCGTTGAGTTTGAAATTGACCGCGGCGGGCAGATCTTCTTTATTCATAACCGCGTGGCCGATCTGCCTCAGTTAGGCGGCATGATCCGTAAGCTGGTTCCTAAAGCCCGCATAGGTATTGCCCACGGTCAGCTGGAAGGTGACGACCTGGAAGATGTGATGCTGAAGTTTGTGAACCACGAGTATGATGTGCTGGTGGCCACAACCATTATTGAGGCCGGTTTGGATATCCCTAACGCCAATACCATCATCATTAACTACGCCCACATGTTTGGCCTCAGCGATTTGCACCAGATGCGTGGCCGCGTGGGCAGGAGCAATAAAAAAGCTTATTGTTATTTGCTGAGCCCTCCGTTATCAACCTTAACCAGCGAAGCCCGCAAACGACTCAGCGCCATTGAAGAGTTTAGCGATCTGGGCAGCGGCTTTAACGTAGCCATGCGCGATCTGGACATTCGCGGCAGCGGAAACCTGTTGGGTGCCGAACAAAGCGGTTTCATTGCCGAGATTGGCTTCGAAATGTACCACAAGATCTTGGACGAGGCAATACAAGAGCTGAAAGATGATGAGTTTAAAGATGTATTTCCCGAGGATAAACCGCGGCCATACATTTCCTTCACCCAAATTGATACCGACCTGGAGATCCTGATTCCGGATGAGTATGTAACCAATATTTCTGAACGCTACAACCTGTACACCGAACTTTCAAAACTGGAAAACGAGGTTGAACTGAAAGCCTTTCAACAAAAATTGCATGACAGGTTTGGCCCCGTGCCGCCGCAGGTGAACAGCCTGCTTAATACCATGCGCCTGCAATGGCTGGGCAAGGCTATCGGTTTTGAAAAGATCTCGCTTAAGAAAAATGTGTTGCGTGGGTATTTTATCACCAATCAGCAATCAAGTTATTTTGAAACTGAGGCTTTTCGAAATGTGCTTAATTTTGTGAAGGAAAACCCAAGGCGAACTAATTTGAAGGAGGTGAAGAATACGCTACGTTTAGGGATTGAGGGAGTTGATAGTGTGGATGAGGCGGTGAGGTTATTGAGTGAGGTGGCGGGGATAGGGTAA
- a CDS encoding DUF4199 domain-containing protein, with protein sequence MKNAVLSGGIIGILSILWIFLMPRFGVMPQKDVVSPAEYFSFVIPAIGLFFGIMSYRKNECNGQMGFLEALFQSFKILIVGGIIAVFGSILYISYVSSSGSNIKDFSERIFGALIVGILLAFAVSLIFTNRANKVD encoded by the coding sequence ATGAAGAATGCAGTTTTATCTGGGGGCATTATCGGCATACTAAGTATTTTATGGATCTTTTTAATGCCCCGTTTCGGTGTGATGCCGCAAAAAGATGTGGTATCCCCGGCCGAATATTTTTCGTTTGTAATACCGGCTATCGGTTTGTTTTTCGGCATCATGAGTTACCGTAAAAACGAGTGCAACGGCCAGATGGGCTTTTTAGAGGCCCTTTTTCAAAGCTTTAAAATTTTAATTGTGGGCGGTATCATAGCCGTTTTTGGCTCAATCCTTTATATCAGCTATGTTTCATCATCGGGCTCTAATATCAAAGATTTTTCTGAACGGATTTTTGGGGCATTGATAGTTGGTATACTACTGGCCTTCGCGGTATCGTTAATATTTACAAACAGGGCAAACAAAGTTGATTAA
- a CDS encoding DUF2752 domain-containing protein produces MIKRIFSRYFELLFWIAAMLSMAITSPTDESHFILCPLKLMGISWCPGCGLGHSIIYLLHGDVAGSFNAHWLGIPATAVILNRIFVLTRSRLQEGKQFRSAV; encoded by the coding sequence TTGATTAAGCGTATATTTTCGAGATATTTCGAACTGCTATTCTGGATAGCGGCAATGCTTTCCATGGCCATAACTTCGCCAACCGACGAATCGCATTTTATACTATGCCCGCTTAAACTGATGGGCATAAGCTGGTGCCCGGGCTGCGGCCTGGGCCACAGCATTATTTACCTGCTGCATGGCGATGTAGCGGGTTCATTTAACGCGCACTGGCTGGGCATTCCCGCTACGGCTGTTATACTTAACCGCATTTTTGTGCTTACCCGCTCAAGGTTACAGGAAGGGAAGCAGTTTAGGAGCGCTGTTTAA
- a CDS encoding TM2 domain-containing protein yields the protein MNTYQNPYMSFDGITPEEYNFLQQATASLTENQARTFMSFYASKRRNPQDIMFATLAGFLGVSGVQRFMTDQIGMGILYFFTAGFCFIGTIVDLINYKTIANDYNRQMAYESFNIAKMSN from the coding sequence ATGAACACCTATCAAAACCCATATATGTCATTCGACGGTATCACTCCCGAAGAATACAATTTTCTGCAACAGGCCACTGCCTCGTTAACAGAAAATCAGGCTCGCACCTTTATGTCATTCTATGCCAGCAAAAGGCGTAATCCTCAGGATATCATGTTTGCTACGCTGGCAGGTTTTCTTGGCGTATCAGGTGTACAACGCTTCATGACTGATCAGATTGGTATGGGCATCCTGTACTTCTTTACCGCAGGTTTCTGCTTTATCGGTACCATTGTCGATCTAATCAATTACAAAACCATCGCCAACGATTATAACCGCCAAATGGCCTACGAAAGCTTC